The Cinclus cinclus chromosome 3, bCinCin1.1, whole genome shotgun sequence genome has a window encoding:
- the CDC5L gene encoding cell division cycle 5-like protein, giving the protein MPRIMIKGGVWRNTEDEILKAAVMKYGKNQWSRIASLLHRKSAKQCKARWYEWLDPSIKKTEWSREEEEKLLHLAKLMPTQWRTIAPIIGRTAAQCLEHYEFLLDKAAQRDNEEETADDPRKLKPGEIDPNPETKPARPDPIDMDEDELEMLSEARARLANTQGKKAKRKAREKQLEEARRLAALQKRRELRAAGIEIQKKRKKKRGVDYNAEIPFEKKPAPGFYDTSEENYQSLDADFRRLRQQDLDGELRSEREGRERKKDKQHMKRKKESDLPSAILQTSGVSEFTKKRSKLVLPAPQISDTELEEVVKVGQASEIARQTAEESGITNSASSTLLSEYNVTNNSIALRTPKTPAAQDRILQEAQNLMALTNVDTPLKGGLNTPLHESDFSGVTPQKQVVQTPNTVLSTPFRTPSQGSESLTPRGGLTPKPALGTTPGRTPLRDKLNINPEEGMADYSDPSYVKQMERESREHLRLGLMALPAPKNDFEIVLPENAEKELEEHEVDETFVEDAADIEARKQALREAERAKELKRMHKAVQKNLPRPSEVNETILRPLNVEPPLTDLQKSEELIKKEMITMLHFDLLHHPFGEQFTGKKGKGPGFGSNNAEHMAYLEQNPYEKFSKEDLKKAQDLLAQEMEVVKQGMGHGELSSEAYNQVWEECYSQVLYLPGQSRYTRANLASKKDRIESLEKRLEINRGHMTTEAKRAAKMEKKLKILLGGYQSRAMGLIKQLNDLWDQIEQAHLELRTFEELKKHEDAAIPRRLECLKEDVQRQQEREKELQQRFADFMLDKETFQAKY; this is encoded by the exons ATGCCGCGGATTATGATTAAAGGCGGCGTGTGGCGGAACACCGAG GATGAAATTCTGAAAGCGGCTGTTATGAAATATGGCAAAAACCAGTGGTCTCGAATTGCCTCGTTACTGCACAGGAAATCAGCAAAGCAGTGCAAAGCCAGATG GTATGAATGGCTGGACCCGAGCATCAAAAAGACAGAGTGGTCtcgggaggaggaggagaaactgTTGCACCTTGCCAAGCTGATGCCAACCCAGTGGAGAACCATTGCCCCCATCATTGGGAGAACTGCTGCACAGTGCTTGGAACACTATGAATTTCTGCT GGACAAAGCTGCTCAGAGAGACAATGAAGAGGAAACTGCTGATGATCCTCGGAAACTGAAACCTGGAGAAATCGATCCAAATCCAGAAACCAAACCTGCCAGGCCAGATCCCATTGACATGGACGAAG ATGAGCTTGAAATGCTGTCTGAGGCTCGAGCACGTCTGGCAAATACACAGGGAAAGAAGGCCAAGAGGAAAGCCagggagaagcagctggaagaagCTCG ACGTCTTGCTGCTCTCCAGAAAAGACGAGAACTTCGCGCTGCTGGAATTGAGatccagaagaaaagaaaaaagaagagaggtgTGGATTACAATGCAGAAATTCCATTTGAAAAGAAGCCAGCCCCTGGTTTTTATGATacatcagaagaaaattacCAGTCCCTGGATGCAGATTTCAGGAGACTTCGTCAGCAAGACCTGGATGGAGAATTAAGATC tgagagggagggaagagagcGCAAAAAGGACAAGCAACACATGAAACGGAAAAAAGAGTCAGACTTGCCCTCAGCTATTCTGCAGACCAGTGGAGTGTCAGAATTTACCAAGAAAAGGAGTAAACTGGTGCTTCCAGCACCTCAG atATCTGATACAGAACTTGAAGAAGTTGTAAAAGTCGGCCAGGCAAGCGAGATCGCACGGCAGACTGCTGAGGAATCTGGAATCACAAACTCAGCTTCCAGCACTCTTCTCTCTGAGTATAATGTAACCAACAACAGCATAGCACTAAGGACTCCCAAAACTccagcagcccaggacaggaTCCTGCAG GAGGCCCAGAATCTGATGGCTCTCACAAATGTGGACACCCCCCTGAAGGGAGGTCTTAATACTCCCTTGCATGAAAGTGACTTTTCAGGGGTAACACCACAGAAACAGGTTGTTCAGACTCCAAATACTGTGCTTTCCACACCTTTCAG AACACCCTCTCAGGGGTCAGAGAGCTTAACTCCGCGAGGAGGACTGACTCCCAAACCTGCACTTGGCACAACTCCTGGGAGAACTCCCCTGCGGGATAAACTGAACATCAACCCAGAAGAGGGAATGGCAGATTATAGTGATCCATCCTATGTAAAACAAATG GAGAGGGAGTCTCGGGAGCACCTGCGCCTGGGGCTCATGGCCCTCCCTGCTCCAAAGAATGACTTTGAGATTGTTCTACCTGAAAATGCAGAGAAGGAACTTGAAGAACATGAAGTAGATGAAACCTTTGTAGAAGATGCTGCTGATATAGAAGCCCGCAAGCAG GCGCTCCGAGAAGCAGAGCGTGCCAAGGAACTGAAGAGAATGCACAAAGCTGTGCAGAAGAATCTACCACGGCCCTCAGAA GTTAATGAAACAATACTGAGACCCTTAAATGTGGAACCTCCTCTAACAGACTTGCAGAAGAGTGAAGAACTCATAAAGAAAGAGATGATTACTATGCTTCATTTTGATCTTTTACACCATCCATTTGGAGAACAGTTTACTGGCAAGAAAGGGAAAGGCCCAGGATTTGGAAGCAACAATGCAGAGCACATGGCTTACTTGGAACAAAATCCTTATGAGAAGTTCTCCAAAGAGGATCTCAAGAAG GCACAGGATCTGCTGGCACAAGAGATGGAGGTGGTAAAGCAAGGAATGGGGCATGGAGAGCTGTCAAGTGAAGCTTATAACCAGGTGTGGGAAGAATGTTACAGCCAAGTGTTGTACCTGCCTGGACAGAGCCGCTACACAAGGGCTAACTTAGCCAGCAAAAAAGACAGAATAGAGTCACTTGAAAAGAGACTCGAG ATCAACAGAGGCCACATGACCACTGAAGCCAAGAGGGCTGCCAAGATGGAGAAGAAGCTGAAGATCCTTCTTGGTGGTTACCAGTCCCGAGCAATGGGGCTCATCAAGCAGCTGAATGATCTGTGGGACCAGATTGAGCAGGCCCACCTGGAGCTGCGCACCTTTGAGGAGCTGAAGAAACACGAGGATGCTGCGATCCCTCGGAGACTGGAG TGTCTGAAGGAAGATGTGCAGcgacagcaggagagagaaaaggagctCCAGCAGAGATTTGCTGATTTCATGTTGGATAAAGAGACTTTTCAAGCAAAGTATTAA